In Hasllibacter sp. MH4015, the following proteins share a genomic window:
- the speB gene encoding agmatinase, whose translation MALEDAKNEVDGAVTRQDLKGLAFENAFAGAPSFLRRKYTKDLAGVDVAVTGIPFDQAVTNRPGTRLGPRAIRAASSLQPFDPPYGWDGYSPLEALAIADYGDMAFDYAHTADVPARIEAHIAGILGAGTAAISLGGDHSITLPILRAHAALHGPLALIQVDAHTDTWPDDDAARIDHGTFCYTAVKEGLIDVKRSSHIGIRTVVDDNLGIHIHDAREVHEDGASAVAAAVKARAGDAPVYLSFDIDALDPAFAPGTGTPVWGGLSSAQAAILLRDLAGINLVGGDVVEVSPPFDNAEITAVAGAHVAMELLCLWGWTRR comes from the coding sequence ATGGCGCTGGAAGACGCAAAGAACGAGGTCGACGGGGCCGTCACGCGGCAAGATCTCAAGGGTCTCGCCTTCGAGAATGCCTTTGCCGGCGCGCCATCGTTTCTGCGGCGCAAATACACCAAGGACCTGGCCGGTGTCGACGTGGCCGTGACGGGCATTCCCTTCGATCAAGCCGTCACGAACCGGCCCGGTACGCGCCTTGGCCCCCGCGCGATCCGGGCGGCGTCCAGCCTGCAACCCTTCGATCCGCCCTATGGCTGGGACGGCTATTCCCCGTTGGAGGCGCTGGCGATTGCCGATTATGGCGACATGGCCTTCGACTACGCCCATACCGCAGATGTCCCCGCGCGGATCGAGGCGCATATCGCCGGTATCCTGGGGGCCGGGACCGCCGCCATCAGCCTCGGTGGCGACCATTCGATCACGCTTCCGATCCTGCGCGCCCATGCGGCCCTTCACGGCCCCCTAGCGCTGATCCAGGTCGATGCCCATACCGATACCTGGCCCGATGACGATGCCGCGCGCATCGACCATGGAACGTTTTGCTACACGGCGGTCAAGGAAGGGCTGATCGACGTGAAGCGATCCTCCCATATCGGTATCCGCACGGTGGTGGATGACAATCTCGGTATCCACATCCACGACGCGCGCGAGGTGCATGAGGACGGCGCCTCTGCCGTTGCGGCGGCCGTCAAGGCGCGGGCGGGGGACGCGCCGGTTTATCTCAGCTTCGACATCGACGCCCTCGACCCGGCCTTTGCGCCGGGCACCGGCACGCCGGTCTGGGGCGGATTATCCAGCGCGCAGGCCGCGATCCTCTTACGCGATCTGGCAGGGATCAACCTTGTGGGCGGCGATGTCGTCGAAGTGTCACCGCCTTTTGATAATGCTGAGATCACCGCCGTGGCCGGCGCCCATGTCGCGATGGAGCTTTTGTGCCTGTGGGGCTGGACGCGGCGATAG
- a CDS encoding flavin reductase family protein → MADMDELKASFLEGMSRSAASVSVVTTDGPAGRGGVTVSAMTSISADGDAPTMLTCLNASSSALPLVLENGCFCINVLGIGQTDISDVFSSRSPAPGGDKFNAVTCDVLQTGAPWLTDALVAFDCRLISADRHGTHHICIGAVEAVRVAPEGEPLLYGMRRYLRAEDH, encoded by the coding sequence ATGGCGGATATGGACGAGTTGAAAGCGAGCTTTCTGGAGGGGATGAGCCGATCCGCCGCCTCCGTGTCGGTGGTAACAACCGATGGCCCCGCCGGGCGCGGGGGGGTCACGGTGTCGGCCATGACCTCGATCTCCGCCGACGGCGACGCGCCGACGATGCTGACTTGCCTCAACGCCTCCTCCTCCGCCCTTCCGTTGGTGCTGGAAAACGGGTGCTTCTGCATCAACGTGCTGGGGATCGGGCAGACCGACATCTCGGACGTCTTCTCGTCCCGCAGCCCGGCACCGGGGGGCGACAAGTTCAACGCGGTCACCTGCGACGTCCTGCAAACCGGCGCGCCGTGGTTGACCGATGCGCTGGTGGCCTTCGACTGCCGGTTGATCTCCGCCGACCGGCACGGCACCCACCATATCTGCATCGGCGCGGTGGAGGCGGTGCGCGTCGCGCCGGAGGGGGAGCCGCTGCTCTACGGGATGCGCCGCTACCTGCGGGCCGAGGATCACTGA
- a CDS encoding DUF2254 domain-containing protein — MIAKWLWLLRSILRRLWVRVASFAVLAIASAIAAPALSPLVPDGWAELLGGDAVDQVLTILASSMLAVTTFSLSIAVNAFTAAASSATPRAIKLLQEDHITQTTLATFLGAFVYSIVAIIGLNASYYDDGGRVVLFFSTILVTAIVVIALLRWIGYLPDFGRMENTLDRVEEAARDALSTRLESPYLGAHPDGATVPDGAYPVNCDLAGYVQHIDMGPLQEWAEEAGAQVWLAVLPGDFVHPAMAVVHVLGGEPDDAARKTFHNAFTIAADRTFDQDPRFGMIVFSEIASRALSPGINDPGTAIAVIGRQLSVLSDWRVEEGPDVHFDRLHVPSVDPDEMLDAAFRPIARDGIGQAEVLARLIAALRGLAALSPDVYADGANAIIDELDERLGSANLTERDLQQIAVARGTVQ, encoded by the coding sequence ATGATTGCGAAATGGCTCTGGCTTCTGCGTTCGATCCTGCGCCGGCTTTGGGTGCGCGTGGCCTCCTTCGCGGTGCTCGCCATCGCCTCGGCCATCGCGGCTCCGGCCCTGTCGCCGCTGGTCCCCGATGGATGGGCGGAGCTTCTGGGTGGGGACGCGGTTGACCAGGTCCTGACGATCCTCGCCTCCTCGATGCTTGCCGTGACGACCTTCTCACTCTCGATTGCGGTCAATGCGTTCACCGCCGCGGCCAGCAGTGCGACGCCCCGCGCGATCAAGCTGTTGCAGGAGGATCATATCACCCAGACGACCCTGGCGACGTTCCTGGGCGCTTTCGTCTATTCCATCGTCGCGATCATAGGGCTGAACGCCAGCTACTACGACGATGGCGGGCGCGTGGTACTGTTCTTCTCCACCATCCTCGTCACGGCAATCGTCGTGATCGCCCTGCTGCGGTGGATCGGCTATCTGCCGGATTTCGGGCGGATGGAAAACACGCTCGACCGGGTGGAGGAGGCCGCGCGCGACGCGCTGTCCACGCGTCTGGAATCCCCGTATCTGGGCGCGCATCCCGATGGCGCAACGGTTCCCGACGGGGCGTATCCGGTCAATTGCGACTTGGCGGGGTACGTCCAGCATATCGACATGGGGCCTTTGCAGGAATGGGCGGAGGAGGCGGGCGCGCAGGTCTGGCTGGCGGTCCTGCCGGGCGATTTCGTGCATCCGGCCATGGCCGTGGTGCACGTTCTGGGGGGGGAGCCCGACGACGCGGCGCGGAAGACCTTCCACAATGCCTTCACCATCGCCGCCGACCGCACCTTCGACCAAGATCCCCGTTTCGGGATGATCGTGTTTTCTGAAATCGCGTCCCGCGCCCTGTCGCCGGGGATCAACGATCCCGGTACGGCGATCGCGGTGATCGGCCGCCAGCTCTCCGTCCTGTCGGATTGGCGCGTTGAGGAGGGCCCGGACGTCCACTTCGACCGCCTCCATGTCCCGTCGGTCGATCCCGATGAGATGCTGGACGCCGCGTTCCGGCCCATCGCACGGGACGGGATCGGACAGGCGGAAGTTCTGGCGCGTCTGATCGCGGCCCTGCGCGGGCTGGCCGCCCTGTCGCCCGATGTCTATGCCGACGGCGCGAACGCAATCATCGACGAACTGGATGAGCGTTTGGGGTCCGCCAACCTGACCGAACGCGATCTGCAACAGATTGCCGTGGCGCGCGGCACGGTTCAGTGA
- a CDS encoding M20 aminoacylase family protein: protein MPVINSIAAMADDLKAWRRHLHAHPELQFDCHQTAAFVVERLREFGITEIHEGIAKTGLVAIIEGQGDGPTIGLRADMDALPMEEITGADYASTIPGKMHACGHDGHTTMLLGAAKYLAETRAFKGRVALIFQPAEEDGGGGEVMVQEGIMDRFGIERVFGIHNVPGAPEGAFFTNDGALLAAVDTFYVDITGKGGHGAYPHECIDPIPPALAMAEAFGSIVSRNHRSLDDLVVSVTQIHSGTASNIIPADAHLNGTVRTFDTAIQDMVERRMGEIVDGIAAAYGVQVKLVYERGYPATINDAAQAAFAIDVARDVVGADAVDPNASREMGAEDFAYMLQARPGAYVFLGAGEGAGLHHPAFDFNEDIAPIGASFFARLVETAQPL from the coding sequence ATGCCCGTCATCAACTCCATCGCCGCCATGGCCGACGACCTCAAGGCGTGGCGCAGACATCTGCACGCACATCCCGAATTGCAGTTCGATTGCCACCAGACCGCCGCTTTCGTGGTGGAGCGTCTGCGGGAATTCGGCATCACGGAGATCCACGAGGGCATCGCGAAGACCGGGCTCGTGGCGATCATCGAAGGGCAGGGGGACGGCCCCACGATCGGCCTGCGCGCCGACATGGACGCGCTGCCGATGGAGGAGATCACGGGGGCGGACTATGCCTCCACCATTCCCGGCAAGATGCATGCCTGCGGCCATGACGGGCACACGACGATGCTTCTGGGGGCCGCGAAATACCTGGCGGAGACGCGCGCATTCAAAGGGCGCGTCGCATTGATCTTCCAACCGGCCGAGGAAGATGGCGGCGGCGGAGAGGTCATGGTGCAGGAGGGCATCATGGATCGGTTCGGGATCGAACGGGTCTTCGGCATCCATAATGTACCCGGTGCGCCCGAGGGGGCTTTCTTTACCAATGACGGCGCGCTTCTGGCCGCGGTTGACACATTCTACGTCGATATCACGGGCAAGGGAGGCCACGGGGCCTACCCCCATGAATGCATCGACCCGATCCCCCCCGCCCTGGCCATGGCGGAGGCGTTCGGCTCCATCGTGTCGCGCAATCACAGGTCCCTCGATGATCTGGTCGTCTCCGTTACCCAGATCCATTCCGGCACCGCCTCCAACATCATCCCGGCAGACGCGCATCTCAACGGCACGGTGCGCACCTTCGATACGGCGATTCAGGACATGGTGGAACGCCGCATGGGAGAGATCGTGGATGGGATCGCCGCCGCCTACGGCGTGCAAGTCAAGCTGGTCTACGAGCGCGGCTACCCCGCGACGATCAACGATGCGGCGCAGGCGGCCTTCGCCATCGACGTGGCGCGCGACGTGGTGGGGGCGGACGCGGTCGATCCCAATGCCAGTCGGGAGATGGGGGCGGAGGATTTCGCCTACATGCTTCAGGCGCGCCCCGGGGCATACGTTTTCCTTGGTGCGGGGGAGGGTGCGGGGCTGCATCACCCGGCCTTCGACTTCAACGAAGACATTGCGCCCATCGGCGCTAGCTTCTTCGCGAGACTTGTGGAGACGGCACAACCGCTTTGA
- a CDS encoding outer membrane protein: MTQKLPIIKEGFSMRLLTAAVTALSVSATAAFASGPVDRTPAPPVIVPERVADWSGFYGGLSFGAVSYDWVGNAGGPLDSEDSTEPGAFIGYNFQSGNIVYGAELNYQMLEAPLVAFPNSIQHDVLQVRGRVGYVVMPDLLLYGFVGFAQTSFNDGGTNYDQTGPAFGIGADYMLSRNFFAGIEYSYSDTFGEADNNPALSIESDVQVISLRVGFKF; the protein is encoded by the coding sequence ATGACCCAAAAACTTCCTATTATTAAGGAGGGATTTTCAATGCGACTTTTGACTGCCGCTGTCACTGCACTGTCTGTTTCCGCAACCGCCGCGTTCGCCAGCGGACCTGTTGACCGCACCCCTGCCCCACCCGTGATCGTGCCCGAGCGGGTCGCCGATTGGTCGGGCTTCTATGGCGGCCTCAGCTTTGGGGCGGTCAGCTACGACTGGGTTGGAAACGCTGGAGGCCCTCTCGACTCGGAAGATTCGACCGAGCCGGGGGCGTTTATCGGGTACAACTTCCAGTCCGGCAATATCGTCTACGGTGCTGAACTCAACTACCAGATGCTCGAAGCGCCGCTGGTTGCGTTCCCGAATTCGATCCAGCATGATGTCCTGCAGGTGCGTGGGCGCGTCGGCTATGTCGTCATGCCCGACCTGTTGCTCTACGGTTTTGTCGGTTTTGCCCAGACCTCGTTCAACGATGGTGGAACTAACTACGACCAGACAGGCCCGGCCTTTGGAATCGGTGCCGATTACATGTTGTCGCGCAATTTCTTCGCAGGGATCGAATATTCCTATTCCGACACGTTCGGTGAGGCTGACAACAACCCAGCCCTGAGCATCGAATCGGACGTTCAGGTGATCAGCCTGCGGGTCGGCTTCAAGTTCTGA
- a CDS encoding outer membrane beta-barrel protein encodes MTHFRIAAAALIASTGFAAADEPYNWTGVTGGVAYGSVTGESILSSLTTGAVQSRTGVSDETPTSAYVGVNYQHGSFVIGGEITFTDYSSTLDSNPANTFDNLTEVRARLGYAFDRIHVYGTVGHAELDLNYIGAQALGTGTVYGLGAEYAVHDNVIVGLEYTQTEVSADFGAPFNQRGTIELEAARLRVGLRF; translated from the coding sequence GTGACACATTTTCGCATTGCCGCTGCCGCATTGATCGCATCGACCGGCTTCGCGGCTGCCGACGAACCTTACAACTGGACCGGCGTGACCGGCGGGGTGGCCTACGGCTCCGTGACCGGGGAAAGTATTCTTTCATCATTGACTACGGGTGCGGTTCAGAGCCGAACCGGCGTTTCAGATGAGACACCGACCAGTGCCTATGTTGGCGTGAACTATCAACATGGATCCTTTGTGATCGGCGGCGAGATCACGTTCACGGATTACTCCAGCACCTTGGACAGCAATCCGGCAAACACCTTCGACAACCTGACCGAAGTGCGGGCACGGCTCGGCTATGCCTTTGATCGCATCCATGTCTACGGCACGGTCGGACATGCGGAACTGGACCTCAACTATATCGGTGCGCAAGCTTTGGGGACAGGTACCGTTTACGGTCTGGGCGCCGAATATGCGGTGCACGATAACGTCATCGTGGGTCTGGAATACACTCAAACGGAAGTATCCGCCGACTTCGGGGCTCCCTTTAATCAGAGGGGGACGATTGAGCTGGAAGCTGCCCGACTTCGCGTCGGTCTTCGGTTCTGA
- the mazG gene encoding nucleoside triphosphate pyrophosphohydrolase, which produces MTALPTNPMPRLRAIMARLRDPVHGCPWDVEQSFASIAPYTIEEAYEVADAIARGDMEELKGELGDLLFQSVFHAQMAEDEGLFDFDDVARAIGDKMIARHPHVFGSESNAKSAEQQVRDWEAVKEAERAAKARGGVLADVALGLPALMRAEKLQKRAARVGFDWPEIDMVINKIAEEAQELADARDTLPPAKVAEEMGDLLFVMANLARHLKVDPEEALRGANAKFVRRFAYIEQELAARSSSPEDSTLEEMDALWDAAKANGL; this is translated from the coding sequence ATGACAGCCCTGCCCACTAACCCGATGCCCCGCCTGCGCGCCATCATGGCAAGGCTGCGCGACCCCGTGCACGGCTGCCCTTGGGACGTAGAGCAGTCCTTCGCCTCCATCGCCCCCTACACGATCGAGGAAGCCTACGAGGTCGCCGACGCCATTGCGCGCGGGGATATGGAGGAGTTGAAGGGGGAATTGGGCGATCTGCTGTTTCAATCCGTGTTCCACGCGCAGATGGCAGAGGATGAAGGGCTGTTCGATTTCGATGACGTGGCGCGGGCCATCGGGGACAAGATGATCGCCCGCCATCCCCATGTCTTCGGCTCGGAAAGTAACGCCAAATCCGCCGAGCAGCAGGTGCGTGACTGGGAAGCTGTGAAGGAAGCGGAGCGCGCGGCGAAAGCCAGGGGCGGTGTGCTGGCGGATGTCGCGCTGGGGTTGCCCGCGCTGATGCGGGCCGAGAAACTGCAAAAACGCGCCGCGCGGGTCGGGTTCGACTGGCCGGAAATTGATATGGTTATCAACAAGATCGCCGAGGAAGCTCAGGAACTGGCCGACGCGCGCGACACGCTGCCGCCAGCCAAGGTCGCGGAAGAGATGGGTGATCTCCTGTTCGTCATGGCCAACCTCGCGCGGCACCTGAAGGTCGACCCGGAAGAGGCCCTGCGCGGGGCCAACGCGAAGTTCGTGCGTCGGTTTGCCTATATAGAACAGGAGCTTGCGGCGCGATCTTCAAGTCCCGAAGACAGCACGTTGGAGGAGATGGACGCGCTTTGGGACGCGGCCAAAGCGAACGGGCTATAG
- a CDS encoding DMT family transporter encodes MDDPAPSNVPVAALWMIGAVVSFSAMAIAGREASVELDTFELMTYRSIVGLILVVLIGGLAGTLTQIRTNRMRTHVFRNIAHFTGQNLWFWAVTIIPLAQVFALEFTSPLWIIALAAIFLGERLTTVKVLAGLLGFIGVLFVVRPGVVPVSAGMVAAGTAAIFFAITAIFTKRLTRDQSITCILFWLTVIQLGLGLVACLYDGDMALPSLASLPWVIVIGLGGLAAHFCITTALSLAPASVVMPIDFVRLPAIAIVGMALYAEPLEIGVLIGAVLIFGANYINILAEHRRSRSAPPRPPL; translated from the coding sequence ATGGACGATCCCGCCCCCTCGAACGTGCCTGTGGCCGCGCTTTGGATGATCGGCGCGGTCGTGTCGTTCTCCGCCATGGCAATCGCAGGGCGCGAAGCGTCGGTGGAACTCGATACGTTCGAGCTGATGACCTACCGCTCCATCGTGGGGTTGATCCTTGTCGTCCTCATCGGCGGCCTCGCCGGAACCCTGACGCAAATCCGCACCAACCGGATGCGCACCCATGTCTTTCGCAACATCGCCCATTTCACAGGACAGAACCTGTGGTTCTGGGCCGTGACAATAATCCCGCTGGCCCAGGTCTTCGCGCTGGAATTCACCTCACCGCTCTGGATCATTGCATTGGCCGCGATCTTCTTGGGGGAGCGGTTAACAACAGTGAAGGTGCTTGCCGGTCTCCTCGGCTTCATCGGCGTCTTGTTCGTGGTCCGCCCGGGTGTCGTGCCGGTCTCTGCGGGGATGGTGGCGGCGGGGACGGCGGCGATCTTCTTTGCGATCACGGCGATCTTCACCAAGCGGCTGACACGGGACCAGTCGATCACCTGCATCTTGTTCTGGCTTACGGTGATCCAGCTCGGCCTCGGCCTGGTTGCCTGTCTTTATGACGGGGACATGGCGTTGCCGTCCCTGGCGTCCCTGCCATGGGTGATCGTGATCGGCCTGGGCGGACTTGCCGCGCATTTCTGCATCACCACCGCCCTGTCGCTTGCCCCCGCATCGGTCGTAATGCCGATCGACTTCGTGCGCCTTCCGGCCATCGCAATCGTCGGCATGGCGCTCTATGCAGAGCCGTTGGAAATCGGTGTCCTGATCGGCGCGGTCCTGATCTTCGGGGCCAATTACATCAACATCCTGGCGGAGCACCGACGCAGCCGATCCGCGCCGCCACGCCCTCCGCTGTAA
- a CDS encoding OmpP1/FadL family transporter, with protein sequence MTRFTITAAAALLATTSLAQAGGLDRSILNVSPLFEDGNYFEFSFSAVIPEVTGTLGPNTSGDMADDYFNAGFAYRHEISDTFAVALIYSNAYGADVNYTNTSVAYPVQGFTASLTGNALSVLGQYQFNENISVYGGLRYVSMSAETGVASVGNVNDYAADGALGYVVGAAYEIPDIALRASLTYTSATTHDNSITVNGPNALTVGATQTGEYTMPQSLALDFQTGVAEGTLVLASIRWTDWTETMINTQSSLGTIDYDNDTWAYSIGAARRLSEELAVVGTISYEASSGLPASNLSPTDGQIGVSVAGIYDLSDQVTLTGGLNYTFLGDATTEGVGATFADNRAFGVGFRIGYNF encoded by the coding sequence ATGACCCGCTTTACAATTACCGCCGCCGCCGCGCTTCTGGCAACCACATCGCTCGCCCAGGCCGGTGGCCTTGACCGCAGCATTTTGAACGTGTCGCCGCTTTTCGAGGACGGCAATTACTTCGAGTTCAGTTTCTCTGCCGTGATTCCGGAAGTGACCGGTACGCTTGGCCCAAACACCTCGGGCGACATGGCGGACGATTACTTCAATGCCGGCTTTGCCTATCGTCACGAGATCAGCGATACCTTCGCCGTCGCGCTGATCTACAGCAACGCCTACGGCGCAGACGTCAACTACACCAACACGTCCGTGGCTTATCCCGTTCAGGGCTTTACCGCATCGTTGACCGGCAACGCGCTGAGCGTTTTGGGCCAGTACCAATTCAACGAGAATATCAGCGTTTACGGTGGCTTGCGCTACGTCAGCATGTCGGCGGAAACGGGCGTTGCTTCGGTGGGTAACGTGAACGATTACGCGGCCGATGGAGCGCTCGGCTACGTCGTCGGCGCGGCCTACGAGATCCCGGACATCGCATTGCGGGCAAGCCTGACCTACACCTCGGCGACCACGCACGACAACTCAATCACGGTCAATGGCCCGAACGCGCTTACCGTCGGCGCCACGCAGACCGGCGAATACACCATGCCGCAATCGCTGGCACTGGATTTCCAGACCGGTGTGGCAGAAGGCACGTTGGTTCTGGCCTCGATCCGCTGGACCGATTGGACCGAGACGATGATCAACACCCAATCGAGCTTGGGAACCATCGACTACGACAACGACACCTGGGCCTATTCCATTGGGGCTGCGCGCCGGTTGAGCGAGGAACTCGCGGTTGTCGGCACCATCTCCTATGAAGCGTCGAGCGGCCTGCCCGCATCGAACCTGTCGCCCACGGACGGTCAGATCGGCGTGTCGGTCGCAGGCATTTACGACCTGTCGGACCAGGTGACGCTGACGGGCGGGCTCAACTACACCTTCCTCGGTGACGCGACGACCGAAGGTGTCGGCGCGACCTTCGCGGACAACCGTGCCTTCGGTGTCGGCTTCCGGATCGGCTACAACTTCTGA
- a CDS encoding DMT family transporter yields MTQTQVSPRAWTEIALLGTIWGASFLAIKVGLEEIPFLTLVAHRVFWACLILWAYVLLRRLAIPTEWRIWAAFLVMGLLNNVIPFALMAWGQQFIETGLTSIFNAGTAIFGVLVAAMVFPDERLTLRKGIGVLVAFLGVAVAIGLDSFRQFDIRSLAQLAVIGGTISYAFAAAWARKTMSGLAPQVSAAGMLTGSTLILLPAAFLIDGVPSWPTLPQTYAAIAYFAILGTAVAYLLYYRVLAMAGSGNAMLTTLLIPPVAIVLGALVLGEELAPSAFAGFGLLALGLLILDGRVLGWVRGRRRV; encoded by the coding sequence ATGACCCAGACCCAAGTCAGCCCCCGCGCATGGACGGAGATTGCCCTTCTAGGCACGATCTGGGGGGCATCCTTCCTTGCCATCAAAGTGGGGCTGGAGGAGATCCCCTTCCTCACCCTTGTCGCGCACCGCGTGTTCTGGGCCTGCCTTATCCTTTGGGCCTATGTCCTGCTGCGCCGCCTCGCGATCCCCACGGAGTGGCGGATCTGGGCGGCTTTCCTGGTGATGGGATTGCTCAACAACGTGATCCCCTTCGCGTTGATGGCATGGGGGCAGCAATTCATCGAAACCGGCCTCACCTCCATCTTCAACGCAGGCACGGCGATCTTCGGGGTGCTGGTCGCGGCGATGGTGTTCCCTGACGAACGCCTGACCCTGCGCAAGGGCATCGGTGTGCTGGTCGCTTTCCTTGGCGTGGCTGTGGCCATTGGGTTGGACAGTTTCCGGCAATTCGACATCCGGTCATTGGCGCAGCTTGCGGTGATCGGGGGCACGATCTCCTACGCCTTTGCCGCGGCATGGGCACGCAAGACGATGTCGGGCCTGGCGCCCCAGGTCTCCGCCGCCGGAATGCTCACAGGCTCAACGCTGATCCTGCTGCCCGCCGCATTCCTGATCGACGGGGTGCCAAGCTGGCCCACCCTGCCCCAGACCTATGCCGCCATCGCCTATTTCGCGATTCTGGGCACGGCCGTGGCCTACCTGCTTTACTACCGGGTGCTGGCCATGGCGGGGTCGGGTAACGCGATGCTGACCACGCTGTTGATCCCGCCGGTCGCGATTGTCCTGGGTGCCCTGGTGCTGGGGGAGGAGCTTGCCCCCTCCGCCTTTGCCGGGTTCGGCCTTCTGGCGTTGGGGCTTCTGATCCTGGATGGGCGTGTGCTTGGCTGGGTTCGGGGCCGCCGGCGAGTTTGA
- a CDS encoding ATPase, which translates to MLYDSPQAFRAAPDKRVAVFGMSGLGKTVLSNLLRQRGDWFHYSVDYRIGTAYMGEHITDNLKKEAMKVPLLARLFRSDSIYIGSNITFGNLAPLSTFLGKPGDPSRGGLPFVEYKRRQALHRRAEVNALLDTVPFIHRARELYGYGHFICDTGGSICEVVEPGNPQDEVLRTLSAHTLMVWIESPDGHDAELIRRFKADPKPIYYRPDMLDALWSEYLTDTGLSEADVDPDAFAIHAFSRVIRHRAPLYEAMARNWGISVASQDVEKVRDATDAEEMIAAALGSAAATA; encoded by the coding sequence TTGCTTTACGACAGCCCCCAAGCCTTCCGTGCCGCGCCCGACAAACGGGTCGCGGTCTTCGGCATGTCGGGGCTCGGCAAAACGGTGCTGTCCAACCTGTTGCGGCAGCGCGGGGACTGGTTCCACTATTCGGTCGATTACCGGATCGGCACCGCCTATATGGGCGAGCACATAACCGACAATTTGAAAAAAGAGGCGATGAAGGTGCCGCTTCTGGCGCGTCTTTTCCGGTCCGACAGTATCTATATCGGCTCCAACATCACCTTCGGCAATCTCGCGCCGCTCTCGACCTTCCTGGGCAAACCGGGCGATCCGTCCAGGGGTGGCCTGCCGTTTGTGGAATACAAGCGCCGCCAGGCCCTGCACCGTCGGGCGGAGGTCAATGCGCTGCTCGACACCGTGCCGTTCATCCACCGCGCGAGGGAGCTTTATGGCTACGGTCATTTCATCTGCGACACCGGCGGTTCCATCTGCGAGGTGGTGGAGCCCGGCAATCCGCAGGACGAGGTTCTGCGCACGCTCAGCGCCCATACGCTGATGGTCTGGATCGAAAGCCCCGATGGTCACGACGCGGAGCTGATCCGGCGCTTCAAGGCCGATCCGAAACCGATCTATTACCGGCCCGACATGCTTGATGCACTCTGGTCCGAATACCTAACCGACACCGGGCTGTCCGAGGCGGATGTCGATCCCGACGCTTTCGCGATCCACGCCTTTTCCCGTGTGATCCGCCACCGCGCACCGCTTTATGAGGCGATGGCGCGGAACTGGGGGATTTCCGTTGCGTCGCAGGACGTGGAGAAGGTGCGCGACGCCACGGATGCCGAAGAGATGATTGCCGCCGCCCTTGGCAGCGCCGCCGCGACCGCCTAA
- the metA gene encoding homoserine O-succinyltransferase, which translates to MPIKIPQSLPAYNVLSREGVMVMPEETAAKQDIRPLRIGLLNLMPKKIQTETQFARLIGASPLQIEFSLIRMSDHESRNTSTEHMEAFYRPFAEVQASGEKFDGLLITGAPIEHLPFEDVTYWDELKSVMDWTQTHVHSTFGICWGGMAMAYHFHGIKKHMLDAKSFGCFRHRNLAPASPYLRGFSDDVLMPVSRWTEIRADEIAEAGLTTLIASDEVGPALVEDRAHRALYVFNHFEYDSDTLKQEYDRDVDAGTPINVPVNYYPADDPTRDPMNRWRSHAHLLYGNWVSEVYLTTPFDMEQIGLASTDLRA; encoded by the coding sequence ATGCCCATCAAGATCCCGCAATCGCTCCCCGCCTACAACGTGCTGTCGCGCGAGGGTGTGATGGTCATGCCCGAGGAAACGGCCGCCAAGCAGGACATCCGCCCCCTGCGCATCGGGTTGCTGAACCTGATGCCCAAGAAGATCCAGACGGAGACGCAATTTGCCCGCCTGATCGGCGCCTCGCCCCTGCAAATCGAATTCTCGCTGATCCGCATGTCGGACCACGAAAGCCGCAACACCTCCACCGAGCACATGGAGGCGTTCTACCGCCCCTTTGCCGAGGTTCAGGCCAGCGGGGAGAAATTCGACGGTCTGCTGATTACCGGTGCGCCCATAGAACATCTGCCGTTCGAGGACGTGACCTATTGGGACGAGCTGAAATCGGTCATGGACTGGACGCAAACCCATGTGCACTCGACGTTCGGCATCTGCTGGGGCGGTATGGCGATGGCCTACCATTTCCACGGGATCAAGAAACACATGCTGGACGCCAAGTCCTTCGGCTGTTTCCGGCACCGCAACCTCGCGCCCGCCTCCCCCTATCTGCGGGGCTTTTCCGATGATGTGCTGATGCCCGTCAGCCGCTGGACGGAGATACGCGCCGATGAGATTGCGGAGGCCGGGTTGACCACGCTGATCGCGTCCGATGAAGTCGGCCCCGCGCTGGTGGAAGATCGCGCGCACCGGGCGCTCTATGTCTTCAACCATTTTGAGTATGACAGCGACACGCTGAAGCAGGAATATGACCGCGACGTGGATGCGGGCACGCCGATCAATGTGCCGGTGAATTACTACCCCGCCGATGATCCCACGCGCGATCCGATGAACCGCTGGCGGTCCCATGCCCATCTGCTCTACGGCAATTGGGTGTCCGAAGTGTATCTGACGACGCCCTTCGATATGGAGCAGATCGGCCTGGCAAGCACGGATCTGCGCGCGTGA